Proteins encoded together in one Bos javanicus breed banteng chromosome 6, ARS-OSU_banteng_1.0, whole genome shotgun sequence window:
- the PRDM8 gene encoding PR domain zinc finger protein 8, with amino-acid sequence MEDSGIQRGIWEGDAKAVQQCLTDIFTSVYTTCDIPENAIFGPCVLSHTSLYDSIAFIALKSTDKRTVPYIFRVDTSAANGSSEGLMWLRLVQSARDKEEQNLEAYIKNGQLFYRSLRRIAKDEELLVWYGKELTELLLLCPSRSHSKMNGSSPYTCLECSQRFQFEFPYVAHLRFRCPKRLHGADLSPREEQGGSVGTKDHGGGGGGGKDQQQSQEAPLGPGPKFCKAGPVHHYPAPSPESGNPPAAGGGSGAKPSTDFHNLARELENSGGASSCSPVRSLGGGSGHQEAELSPDGNAAGMGKGKRKFPEEATEGGGAGLVGGRGRFAERALPASKEDLVCTPQQYRNSGSYFSLEENGRLFAPPSPETGEAKRSAFVEVKKAARAAGGPEEAAADGGGAAAEEQDAGGGGSSSTPVAASPASTEKLLAPRPGGALPGRLEGGSPARGSAFTSVPQLGGAGGGGPGGGAGAGGGAGGAGGGQGAAADERKSAFSQPARSFSQLSPLVLGQKLGALEPCHPGDGVGPTRLYPAASDPLAVKLQGAAELNGGCGALPNGGGGGGGLPKQSPFLYATAFWPKSSAAAAAAAAAAAGPLQLQLPSALTLLPPSFTSLCLPAQNWCAKCNASFRMTSDLVYHMRSHHKKEYAMEPLVKRRREEKLKCPICNESFRERHHLSRHMTSHN; translated from the exons ATGGAGGATTCGGGCATCCAGCGAGGCATCTGGGAGGGAGATGCCAAGGCTGTCCAGCAGTGTCTGACAGATATTTTTACCAGCGTTTACACCACCTGCGACATCCCTGAGAATGCTATATTTGGTCCCTGCGTCCTGAGCCATACTTCCCTGTACGACAGCATAGCTTTCATAGCTCTCAAGTCCACAGACAAGAGAACGGTCCCTTATATCTTCCGG GTAGACACTTCAGCGGCGAATGGTTCCTCCGAAGGTCTCATGTGGCTGCGTCTGGTCCAATCAGCCAGAGATAAAGAAGAGCAGAACCTTGAAGCCTATATAAAAAACGGACAGCTGTTTTACCGCTCTCTCCGCAGGATTGCCAAAGATGAGGAGTTACTAGTTTGGTACGGGAAAGAACTGACCGAGTTACTCTTGCTCTGCCCCTCTAGATCCCACAGCAAAATGAATG GGTCGTCCCCTTACACATGCCTGGAGTGCAGCCAACGTTTCCAGTTTGAGTTCCCCTATGTAGCGCATCTGCGCTTCCGCTGCCCCAAGAGACTTCACGGCGCTGATCTGAGCCCCCGAGAGGAGCAAGGCGGCAGCGTGGGTACCAAGGATcacggaggcggcggcggcggtggcaaGGACCAACAGCAGTCGCAGGAGGCACCCTTGGGTCCCGGCCCGAAGTTCTGCAAAGCCGGTCCGGTCCACCACTACCCGGCCCCCTCCCCCGAGAGCGGTAACCCGCCGGCGGCTGGTGGCGGCAGCGGCGCGAAGCCGTCCACGGACTTTCACAACCTGGCGCGGGAGCTGGAGAACTCCGGGGGCGCCAGCAGCTGCTCCCCAGTGCGGAGCCTCGGCGGCGGCAGCGGCCACCAGGAGGCGGAGCTGAGTCCCGACGGCAACGCCGCGGGCATGGGCAAAGGGAAGAGGAAGTTCCCGGAGGAGGCAACCGAGGGCGGCGGCGCGGGCCTGGTGGGGGGCCGGGGCCGCTTTGCCGAGCGGGCCCTGCCGGCCTCCAAGGAGGACCTGGTGTGCACGCCGCAGCAGTACCGCAACTCGGGCAGCTACTTCAGCCTGGAGGAGAACGGCCGCCTCTTCGCGCCTCCCAGTCCCGAGACGGGAGAGGCGAAGCGCAGCGCCTTCGTGGAGGTGAAGAAGGCGGCCCGGGCGGCCGGGGGGCCGGAGGAGGCGGCCGCCGATGGCGGGGGCGCCGCCGCCGAGGAGCAGGAcgcgggcggcggcggctcctCCTCCACGCCCGTGGCCGCGTCCCCGGCCAGCACCGAGAAGCTACTGGCCCCGCGGCCCGGGGGCGCGCTGCCAGGCCGGCTGGAGGGCGGCAGCCCGGCGCGGGGCAGCGCCTTCACCTCGGTGCCGCAGCTGGGCGGTGCGGGCGGCGGCGGCCCAGGCGGCGGAGCGGGCGCTGGGGGCGGcgcgggcggggcgggcgggggccAGGGCGCAGCGGCGGACGAGCGCAAGAGCGCCTTCTCGCAGCCGGCGCGCTCCTTCTCGCAGCTGTCCCCGCTGGTGCTGGGCCAGAAGCTAGGCGCTCTCGAGCCTTGCCACCCCGGCGACGGGGTGGGCCCCACCAGACTGTACCCCGCCGCCTCCGACCCGCTGGCCGTGAAGCTCCAGGGAGCGGCGGAGCTGAACGGAGGTTGCGGGGCCCTGCCgaacggcggcggcggcggcggcgggctgCCCAAGCAGAGCCCGTTCCTCTATGCCACCGCCTTCTGGCCCAAGAGCTCCGCCGCTGCGGCGGCCGCAGCGGCGGCGGCTGCGGGGCCCCTGCAGTTGCAGCTGCCGTCGGCGCTCACGCTGCTGCCGCCCTCGTTCACCTCGCTGTGTCTGCCCGCGCAGAACTGGTGCGCCAAGTGCAATGCCTCCTTCCGCATGACCTCCGACCTAGTGTACCACATGAGGTCGCATCACAAAAAGGAGTACGCCATGGAGCCCTTGGTGAAGCGGAGGCGGGAGGAGAAACTCAAGTGCCCCATTTGCAACGAGTCCTTCAGGGAGCGCCACCACCTCTCCAGGCACATGACCTCGCATAATTGA